The Mycobacteriales bacterium genome has a window encoding:
- the carA gene encoding glutamine-hydrolyzing carbamoyl-phosphate synthase small subunit, protein MLVLEDGRVFTGSAYGAPGEALGEAVFNTGMTGYQETLTDPSYHRQVVVMTAPQIGNTGVNDADPESDRIWVAGYAVRDPARIPSNHRARGGLADALVAQGVVGIAGIDTRALTRHLRERGAMRVGVSSVESDPAALLTRVTASPGMVGADLAREVSTAEPYVVPAAGEVRYRVAALDLGIKRSTPAYLAERGVETRVLPATSTAADLLAHEPDGVFFSNGPGDPATADYAVAAIRGVLAAGVPVFGICFGHQVLGRALGFGTYKLRYGHRGVNQPVQDRRTGRVAITSHNHGFAVDAPTGAPVDTEFGRVEVSHVNLNDGVVEGLRCLDRPAFSVQYHPEAAPGPHDATGLFAEFTRLMDGGR, encoded by the coding sequence ATGCTGGTCCTCGAAGATGGCCGCGTCTTCACCGGTTCGGCGTACGGCGCGCCCGGCGAGGCCCTCGGCGAGGCGGTGTTCAACACCGGCATGACCGGCTACCAGGAGACCCTCACCGACCCGTCCTACCACCGGCAGGTGGTCGTCATGACCGCCCCGCAGATCGGCAACACCGGGGTCAACGACGCCGACCCGGAGTCCGACCGGATCTGGGTGGCCGGGTACGCCGTCCGCGACCCGGCCCGGATCCCGAGCAACCACCGCGCCCGCGGCGGCCTCGCCGACGCTCTGGTCGCCCAGGGGGTGGTCGGCATCGCCGGGATCGACACCCGGGCGCTGACCCGCCATCTGCGGGAGCGCGGCGCGATGCGGGTCGGCGTCTCCAGTGTCGAGTCCGACCCGGCGGCGCTGCTGACCCGGGTCACCGCGAGCCCGGGAATGGTCGGCGCGGACCTTGCCCGGGAGGTGAGCACCGCCGAGCCCTACGTGGTCCCCGCGGCCGGTGAGGTGCGCTACCGGGTCGCCGCGCTGGACCTCGGGATCAAACGCTCGACGCCGGCCTACCTCGCCGAGCGGGGGGTCGAGACCCGTGTGCTGCCGGCGACGAGCACCGCCGCCGACCTGCTCGCTCACGAGCCGGACGGGGTGTTCTTCTCCAACGGGCCGGGTGATCCGGCCACCGCCGACTACGCGGTCGCGGCGATCCGCGGGGTGCTGGCCGCGGGGGTGCCGGTGTTTGGGATCTGCTTCGGCCACCAGGTGCTCGGCCGGGCCCTCGGGTTCGGCACCTACAAGTTGCGCTACGGCCACCGCGGGGTCAACCAGCCGGTCCAGGATCGGCGGACCGGCCGGGTGGCGATCACCAGCCACAACCACGGGTTCGCGGTCGACGCGCCGACCGGCGCGCCGGTGGACACCGAGTTCGGTCGGGTCGAGGTCAGCCACGTCAACCTCAACGACGGGGTGGTCGAAGGGCTGCGCTGCCTCGACCGCCCGGCCTTCTCGGTGCAGTACCACCCCGAGGCCGCACCGGGCCCGCACGACGCCACCGGCCTGTTCGCCGAGTTCACCCGGCTGATGGACGGGGGGCGCTGA
- a CDS encoding dihydroorotase produces the protein MSGWLLTGAKIVGAPPQDIFFNDGLILDVAEHLSAPAGATVLDAGGLIALPGLVDLHTHLREPGREDAETVESGTLAAALGGYTAVHAMANTDPVADVAGVVEQVWRLGREAGHADVHPVGAVTVGLAGARLAELGAMADSAARVRVFSDDGNCVADPVLMRRALEYVKAFDGVIAQHAQEPRLTEGAQMNEGVRSGELGLTGWPAAAEEAIIARDCVLAGHVGSRLHVCHVSTAGSVELIRWAKAKGWRVTAEVTPHHLLLTEDLVAGYDPVYKVNPPLRTAEDVEALRAGLADGTIDAVATDHAPHALEDKETEWAAAAFGMLGLETALGVVVEAMVETGRLDWAGLADRMSTRPARIGGLSGQGGRITPGGKANLTLVDPAARWRVEASQLASKSRNTPFAGLVLPARVVATFLAGRPTVLEGKPT, from the coding sequence ATGAGCGGCTGGCTGTTGACCGGGGCAAAGATCGTGGGTGCCCCTCCCCAGGACATTTTCTTCAACGATGGCCTCATCCTCGACGTCGCCGAGCACCTGAGCGCCCCGGCGGGAGCGACCGTCCTGGACGCCGGCGGGCTCATCGCCCTACCCGGCCTCGTGGACCTGCACACCCACCTTCGCGAGCCCGGCCGGGAGGACGCCGAAACCGTCGAGTCCGGCACGTTGGCGGCGGCGCTCGGCGGTTACACCGCGGTGCACGCGATGGCGAACACCGACCCGGTGGCCGACGTCGCCGGGGTGGTCGAGCAGGTCTGGCGGCTCGGTCGGGAAGCCGGGCACGCCGACGTGCACCCGGTCGGCGCGGTCACGGTCGGCCTGGCCGGGGCCCGGCTCGCCGAGCTCGGCGCGATGGCCGATTCCGCGGCCCGGGTCCGGGTGTTCTCCGACGACGGGAACTGCGTGGCCGACCCGGTCCTCATGCGCCGGGCCCTGGAATACGTCAAGGCCTTCGACGGGGTCATCGCGCAGCACGCTCAGGAGCCGCGGCTCACCGAGGGTGCGCAGATGAACGAGGGCGTGCGTTCCGGGGAGCTCGGCCTGACCGGTTGGCCGGCGGCCGCCGAGGAGGCGATCATCGCTCGGGACTGCGTGCTCGCCGGGCATGTCGGATCCCGGCTGCACGTCTGCCACGTGTCGACCGCCGGCTCGGTCGAGCTGATCCGGTGGGCCAAGGCCAAGGGTTGGCGGGTCACCGCGGAGGTGACGCCGCACCACCTGCTGCTGACCGAAGACCTCGTCGCCGGCTACGACCCGGTCTACAAGGTGAACCCCCCGCTGCGCACCGCCGAGGACGTCGAGGCGCTTCGGGCCGGCCTCGCCGACGGCACCATCGACGCGGTCGCCACCGACCACGCCCCGCACGCCCTGGAGGACAAGGAGACCGAGTGGGCGGCCGCCGCGTTCGGCATGCTCGGCCTCGAGACCGCGCTCGGCGTCGTCGTCGAGGCGATGGTGGAGACCGGGCGCCTCGACTGGGCCGGGCTCGCCGACCGGATGTCCACCAGGCCGGCACGGATCGGCGGGCTGTCCGGTCAGGGCGGTCGGATCACGCCGGGGGGGAAGGCCAACCTCACCCTCGTCGACCCCGCCGCCCGATGGCGGGTGGAGGCGTCCCAGCTGGCGTCGAAGAGCCGCAACACCCCGTTCGCGGGACTGGTGCTGCCGGCCCGGGTGGTCGCCACGTTCCTCGCCGGCCGGCCGACCGTGCTGGAAGGCAAGCCCACGTGA
- the pyrR gene encoding bifunctional pyr operon transcriptional regulator/uracil phosphoribosyltransferase PyrR encodes MTAVPKRPRPVTGDPAAARPVLDADGVSRALTRIAHEVLERTKGGVDVVLLGIPTRGVTLARRLAAKINDVEGRAVPAGSVDPTLYRDDLRLRGVRALAATDLPPDGVDGKVVVLVDDVLFSGRTVRAALDALADLGRPQSVQLAVLVDRGHRELPIRADYVGKNLPTSLRETVHVLLAENDGRDAVLLGPADPAAPAAFPGAGS; translated from the coding sequence GTGACAGCTGTCCCGAAACGGCCCCGGCCGGTGACCGGGGATCCCGCCGCGGCCCGCCCGGTGCTCGACGCCGATGGCGTGAGCCGGGCGTTGACGAGAATCGCCCACGAAGTCCTGGAACGCACCAAAGGCGGCGTGGACGTCGTCCTGCTCGGCATCCCCACCCGCGGCGTCACGCTGGCCCGCCGGTTGGCCGCGAAGATCAACGACGTCGAGGGCCGAGCCGTCCCGGCCGGCAGCGTCGACCCCACGCTCTACCGCGACGACCTGCGGCTGCGCGGCGTCCGGGCGCTCGCCGCGACCGACCTGCCGCCGGACGGCGTCGACGGCAAGGTGGTCGTGCTCGTCGACGACGTGCTGTTCTCCGGCCGGACGGTCCGGGCGGCGCTCGACGCGCTCGCCGACCTCGGCCGCCCGCAGTCGGTCCAGCTCGCAGTCCTCGTCGACCGGGGGCACCGCGAGCTGCCGATCCGGGCCGACTACGTCGGGAAGAACCTGCCGACCTCGCTGCGCGAGACCGTGCACGTGCTGCTGGCCGAGAACGACGGCCGCGACGCGGTCCTGCTCGGCCCGGCGGACCCCGCCGCCCCCGCCGCTTTCCCCGGGGCCGGGTCATGA
- the nusB gene encoding transcription antitermination factor NusB encodes MSARGKARKRALDVLFESDQRGLDPLVTLEARQADADPPVSAYTAELVEGVRAHAERIDELLSTYAVGWTLDRMPAVDRALLRVGVFELLWCDDVPDPVVVDEAVRLARQLSTDESPAFINGLLGRLLELKPTLAR; translated from the coding sequence TTGTCCGCCCGCGGCAAGGCCCGCAAACGTGCGCTCGACGTCCTGTTCGAGTCCGACCAGCGCGGGCTCGACCCGCTGGTGACCCTCGAGGCCCGGCAGGCGGACGCCGACCCGCCGGTGTCCGCCTACACCGCGGAACTGGTCGAGGGGGTTCGGGCGCACGCCGAGCGGATCGACGAGCTGCTCAGCACCTACGCGGTCGGGTGGACCCTCGACCGGATGCCCGCCGTCGACCGGGCCCTGCTCCGGGTGGGGGTGTTCGAACTGCTCTGGTGCGACGACGTACCGGATCCGGTGGTGGTCGACGAGGCGGTTCGGCTGGCCCGCCAGCTGTCGACCGACGAGTCGCCGGCGTTCATCAACGGGTTGCTCGGGCGGCTGCTCGAGCTCAAGCCGACCCTGGCCCGGTGA
- the aroQ gene encoding type II 3-dehydroquinate dehydratase, with amino-acid sequence MKTVYVLNGPNLGRLGQREPEIYGRADYADLVAVCAATAADLGLDVDVRQSDDEATLIGWLHDAADNADAVILNAAAFTHYSYAVRDAVAAVNAPVIEVHLSNPAAREEFRHTSVTAGVCVGSIAGFGLDSYRLALHAVAGLLGGERRPTG; translated from the coding sequence ATGAAGACCGTCTACGTGCTCAACGGGCCCAACCTCGGGCGGCTCGGTCAACGCGAGCCGGAGATCTACGGTCGCGCCGACTACGCCGACCTGGTGGCCGTGTGCGCCGCCACGGCCGCCGACCTGGGCCTCGACGTCGACGTCCGCCAGAGCGACGACGAGGCGACCCTGATCGGCTGGTTGCACGACGCGGCCGACAACGCCGACGCGGTGATCCTCAACGCCGCGGCGTTCACCCATTACTCCTACGCGGTCCGCGACGCGGTCGCCGCGGTGAACGCGCCGGTGATCGAGGTTCATCTGTCCAACCCGGCGGCCCGTGAGGAGTTCCGGCACACCAGCGTCACCGCCGGGGTGTGCGTCGGTTCGATCGCCGGTTTCGGCCTTGACTCCTACCGGCTGGCGCTGCACGCGGTGGCCGGGCTGCTGGGCGGAGAACGCCGCCCCACCGGGTAG
- a CDS encoding transcriptional regulator, translating to MTEEQPSGYAKALGARLRAIRTQQGLSLHGVEEKSNGRWKAVVVGSYERGDRAVTVQRLAELADFYSVPVSELLPEGISSAAASEPPPRIVIDLELLQGVPADEAGPLHRYAATIQSQRGDYNGRVLSIRQEDLRSLAVIYDRSPGDLTEKLISWGVLNPEARRAVDAGV from the coding sequence ATGACCGAAGAACAGCCCTCGGGCTATGCCAAGGCGTTGGGCGCTCGGCTGCGCGCCATCCGGACCCAGCAGGGCTTGTCCCTGCACGGGGTCGAGGAGAAGTCCAACGGCCGCTGGAAGGCCGTGGTCGTCGGCTCCTACGAGCGTGGGGACCGGGCGGTCACCGTCCAGCGGCTGGCGGAGCTCGCCGACTTCTACAGCGTTCCGGTGTCCGAATTGCTCCCGGAGGGCATCTCCTCCGCTGCCGCGAGCGAGCCGCCGCCGAGGATCGTCATCGACCTCGAGCTGCTACAGGGCGTCCCGGCCGACGAGGCGGGTCCTTTGCACCGGTATGCGGCCACGATCCAGAGCCAGCGCGGTGACTACAACGGGCGGGTGCTCTCGATCCGCCAGGAGGACCTGCGGTCCCTCGCCGTCATCTACGACCGCTCCCCCGGCGACCTGACCGAGAAGCTCATCTCCTGGGGGGTCCTGAACCCGGAAGCCCGGCGGGCGGTCGACGCGGGGGTGTGA
- a CDS encoding aspartate carbamoyltransferase catalytic subunit, whose amino-acid sequence MNRHLLSAADLSRDDALLLLDTAEELARVADRPIKKLPTLRGRTVVNLFFEDSTRTRTSFEVAAKRLSADVINFSAKGSSVSKGESLKDTALTLEAMGADAVVVRHWASGAPHRLATWIRGSVINAGDGTHEHPTQALLDAYTMRSRLGRIADLRVAIVGDVLHSRVARSNTLLLDTLGAHVTVVAPPTLFPMGIERWPVEVSYDLDAVLPKSDVVMMLRVQRERMNAAFFPSAREYSRRYGLDARRMALLPDDSIVMHPGPMNRGMEIAAEVADSVRSTIVEQVANGVSVRMAALYLLLGGAVEGTGG is encoded by the coding sequence ATGAACCGCCATCTGCTCTCCGCCGCGGACCTCAGCCGCGACGACGCCCTCCTCCTCCTCGACACCGCCGAGGAGCTCGCCCGGGTGGCTGACCGGCCGATCAAGAAGCTGCCCACCCTGCGCGGCCGGACCGTCGTCAACCTGTTCTTCGAGGACTCCACCCGGACCCGCACCAGCTTCGAGGTGGCCGCGAAGCGGCTGTCCGCGGATGTCATCAACTTCTCCGCGAAGGGGTCGAGCGTGTCCAAGGGCGAGTCGCTCAAGGACACGGCACTCACCCTCGAGGCGATGGGCGCCGACGCCGTCGTCGTCCGGCACTGGGCTTCCGGCGCGCCGCACCGGCTGGCGACCTGGATCCGCGGCTCGGTGATCAACGCCGGCGACGGGACCCACGAGCACCCCACCCAGGCCCTGCTCGACGCGTACACCATGCGCAGCCGGCTCGGCCGGATCGCCGATCTGCGGGTCGCGATCGTCGGCGATGTCCTGCACTCGCGCGTCGCCCGCTCCAACACGTTGCTCCTCGACACCCTCGGTGCGCACGTCACCGTGGTCGCACCGCCCACGCTGTTCCCGATGGGGATCGAGCGGTGGCCGGTCGAGGTCTCCTACGATCTCGACGCCGTGCTGCCGAAAAGCGACGTCGTCATGATGCTGCGGGTGCAGCGCGAGCGGATGAACGCGGCGTTCTTTCCCAGCGCCCGCGAGTACTCCCGGCGCTACGGGCTCGACGCCCGCCGGATGGCCCTGCTGCCCGACGACTCGATCGTCATGCACCCGGGCCCGATGAACCGGGGCATGGAGATCGCCGCCGAAGTCGCCGACTCGGTCCGCTCGACGATCGTCGAGCAGGTCGCCAACGGGGTCAGCGTCCGGATGGCGGCGCTCTACCTGCTGCTCGGCGGAGCGGTCGAAGGAACCGGCGGATGA
- the efp gene encoding elongation factor P: MATTNDLKNGMALAIDGVLWNVVEFQHVKPGKGGAFVRTKLKNILTGQVVERTFNAGVKVEVATVDKREMSYLYKEGADFVFMDTETYDQTHVPAATVGEVSSYLLENMTATVAVHEGTPLYVELPASVELLIAETEPGVQGDRSTGGTKSATLETGATIQVPLFLTTGEKVKVDTRDGRYLGRVNS; this comes from the coding sequence ATGGCGACGACCAACGACCTCAAGAACGGGATGGCCCTCGCCATCGACGGCGTGCTGTGGAACGTGGTGGAGTTCCAGCACGTCAAGCCGGGCAAGGGCGGAGCGTTCGTCCGGACCAAGCTGAAGAACATCCTCACCGGCCAGGTCGTCGAGCGGACCTTCAACGCCGGCGTCAAGGTCGAGGTGGCGACCGTGGACAAACGGGAGATGTCCTACCTGTACAAGGAGGGCGCCGACTTCGTGTTCATGGACACCGAGACCTACGACCAGACCCACGTCCCGGCCGCCACGGTGGGCGAGGTGAGCAGCTACCTGCTGGAGAACATGACCGCGACCGTCGCCGTGCACGAGGGCACCCCGCTCTACGTCGAGCTCCCCGCCTCGGTGGAGCTGCTCATCGCCGAGACCGAGCCGGGCGTGCAGGGGGACCGCTCGACCGGCGGGACGAAGTCGGCCACCCTGGAAACCGGCGCCACCATCCAGGTTCCGCTGTTCCTGACGACCGGCGAGAAGGTCAAGGTCGACACCCGCGACGGGCGCTATCTCGGCCGCGTCAACAGCTGA